One genomic segment of Hordeum vulgare subsp. vulgare chromosome 2H, MorexV3_pseudomolecules_assembly, whole genome shotgun sequence includes these proteins:
- the LOC123428702 gene encoding uncharacterized protein LOC123428702, with product MHRKRPSAMRARGSKRPRRTADAAAAASDASGWASLPADLVGLVGWRVLAGDIRDYVRLRAVCPDSRSSSDCPRGRGVVDPRFYPSRWMMLPEGHGLYPGHGKLRGYVRFFNLSTGVIVRCLLPLFKNHCILDSVDGLRLLQRDEDTAIRLLHPFTGDIVDLPPLATLLRLPGANLTLVEMARPYLRSIGATSVSVWADEMGSSLSPLLPRHVTSWSLPPIGRLISSQGKLYMMDSPTFHTGVHGDIQIFQISPPEHEGMGSGSSLMPSKKLIATCPDGKMPAPMHLAQCDSEILVIGYRDGFMMHPLVYRLSDLILDRIVPVTSIQGNVLFIDERILTVSCSALPNLVGDSIVAIHPVKLYLAECRPNTDTWLQAADGCIARCNLSRPYSLIYHIFTCCHRASWNKGTILYQFKKQNNWKVKRKWRQGVSLTSNTFILVHAFLALSTSADDPEQLAAVLRVRRAALVAFLVGMPRYRIFTVQGSSALLEIFRVYVAAIRNRNLQLPENPGEQYEISRSKAAPEVEFVSHRDMPFRFQDRAAIVQAPTAETPSPWQQCRVKHVEHAKTVLAMVPIFCSAIIMGTCLAQFQTFSIQQGSTMNTWVGSFQMQPATLPILAVPIYERLFVPFARGVTGHPNGIPYLQRIGVGLVLSIVSMCIVAVVEMYRKKVAVRNGMLDAIHMVRPLPMSVFWLAPQYGVFGIADMFTYIGLLEFFYSQALPAHKSMSSAFLWACMYRGVPTRKAMRVRPVAARRTRSAAASRLPHRETGQRRQAGTSRTD from the exons ATGCACAGGAAGCGTCCGTCGGCCATGCGTGCGCGCGGCAGCAAGCGCCCTCGACGCACAgctgacgccgccgccgccgcctctgaTGCCTCCGGGTGGGCCTCTCTTCCCGCAGATTTAGTTGGTCTGGTCGGGTGGAGGGTGCTGGCCGGcgacatccgtgactacgtccggCTCCGCGCAGTTTGCCCCGACTCGCGATCAAGCTCCGACTGCCCTCGCGGCCGCGGCGTAGTCGACCCGCGGTTCTACCCGAGCAGGTGGATGATGCTGCCCGAAGGCCACGGCCTGTATCCTGGCCACGGCAAGCTTCGCGGGTACGTCCGCTTCTTCAACCTCTCCACCGGCGTCATCGTCCGCTGCCTGCTCCCGCTTTTCAAGAATCACTGCATCCTCGACTCGGTCGACGGCCTCCGCCTCCTGCAACGGGACGAAGACACGGCCATCCGTCTCCTCCACCCCTTCACCGGCGACATTGTGGACCTCCCGCCGCTCGCGACCCTCCTACGCCTTCCCGGTGCCAACTTGACCCTCGTCGAAATGGCCCGGCCGTATTTGAGAAGCATCGGTGCCACCTCCGTTAGTGTTTGGGCAGATGAGATGGGGTCATCACTGTCA CCTTTGCTACCACGGCATGTTACAAGCTGGAGTCTGCCACCAATTGGGAGGCTGATATCATCCCAAGGCAAGCTATACATGATGGACAGTCCCACATTTCACACTGGTGTTCATGGGGACATCCAGATTTTCCAGATCAGCCCGCCCGAGCACGAGGGGATGGGATCAGGTTCGTCTCTGATGCCATCAAAGAAGTTGATTGCCACATGCCCGGATGGCAAAATGCCTGCCCCTATGCACCTGGCACAATGTGACTCAGAGATCCTGGTGATTGGGTATAGGGACGGATTCATGATGCACCCCTTGGTTTACAGACTGTCCGACCTTATCCTTGACAGGATCGTCCCGGTAACTAGTATCCAAGGCAATGTTCTATTCATTGATGAGAGGATTCTTACTGTGAGCTGTAGTGCCTTGCCGAACCTTGTTGGTGACTCCATTGTAGCCATTCATCCCGTCAAATTATATTTGGCAGAATGCCGCCCCAATACTGATACATGGTTACAGGCAGCGGATGGATGCATCGCAAGATGTAATTTATCGAGGCCTTACAGCCTCATTTATCATATCTTCACTTGTTGCCACCGTGCTTCTTG GAACAAAGGTACAATTCTTTATCAGTTTAAGAAACAGAATAATTGGAAAGTGAAGAGAAAGTGGCGACAGGGGGTAAGTCTCACCAGCAATACCTTTATTCTAGTGCACGCATTCCTTGCTCTTTCCACTTCTGCTGATGATCCAGA GCAACTGGCGGCGGTGCTGCGGGTGCGTCGAGCCGCCCTCGTCGCCTTCCTCGTCGGCATGCCCCGGTACCGGATCTTCACCGTGCAGGGCAGCAGCGCGCTCCTCGAAATCTTCCGGGTGTACGTTGCTGCGATCAGGAACAGGAACCTGCAGCTCCCTGAGAACCCTGGCGAGCAATACGAGATCAGCAGAAGCAAAGCTGCACCTGAGGTGGAGTTCGTGTCCCACAGGGACATGCCATTCAG GTTCCAGGACAGGGCGGCGATTGTTCAGGCACCGACGGCGGAGACGCCGAGCCCGTGGCAGCAGTGCCGGGTGAAGCACGTGGAGCACGCCAAGACCGTGCTGGCCATGGTGCCAATCTTCTGCAGCGCCATCATCATGGGCACCTGCCTGGCCCAGTTCCAGACCTTCTCCATCCAGCAGGGCTCCACCATGAACACGTGGGTCGGGAGCTTCCAGATGCAGCCGGCGACGCTGCCCATCTTGGCCGTGCCCATCTACGAGCGCCTCTTCGTGCCCTTCGCCCGCGGCGTCACGGGCCACCCCAACGGCATCCCCTACCTGCAGCGCATCGGCGTCGGCCTCGTGCTCTCAATCGTCTCCATGTGCATCGTCGCCGTCGTGGAGATGTACCGCAAGAAGGTGGCCGTCCGTAACGGCATGCTGGACGCGATCCACATGGTGCGCCCGCTGCCCATGTCCGTCTTCTGGTTGGCCCCGCAGTACGGCGTGTTCGGCATCGCCGACATGTTCACCTACATCGGCCTGCTCGAGTTCTTCTACTCGCAGGCGCTGCCTGCGCACAAGTCCATGTCGTCGGCGTTCCTCTGGGCCTGCATGTACCGGGGCGTGCCGACGAGGAAGGCGATGAGGGTGAGGCCAGTCGCAGCTCGACGCACCCGCAGCGCCGCCGCCAGTCGCCTCCCACATCGGGAAACAGGTCAACGAAGGCAGGCAGGGACGTCCCGAACTGATTAG